From a region of the Panicum virgatum strain AP13 chromosome 2K, P.virgatum_v5, whole genome shotgun sequence genome:
- the LOC120686969 gene encoding organic cation/carnitine transporter 7-like encodes MEDGVSTYTVDEALVSMGFGKFHAFVLAYSGMAKISEAMEMMLLSFVGQSVQAEWELSAQAESLITSVVFVGMLVGAYAWGIVSDNYGRRVGFNFTAIVTGGAGLLSAFAPNYLSLIVLRFMVGVGLGGGPVLGSWFLEFIPAPNRGTWMVMFSAFWTVGTIMEASLAWAVMPAFGWRWLLALSSLPSFALLLFYPVTLESPRYLCMKGRIAEAVHVLETMARVNRVTLPSGRLVSGHRTELHEIGDSSETAQLATNKKNNTGDLATKSEIGGLNAILKLLSPNLIRSSLLLWTVFLGHAFLYYGLVLLTSELNHGNRICGSEEGAKVTTAAHINDENLYRNVFITSFGEVPGLLLSAAIVDKIGRKLSMSSMLYISCLCIAPLMFAQTEALTTIFLFGARVCISASFTVLHIYAPEIYPTAVRATGVGFASSIARFGGILCPLVAVGLVHACHQTAAILIFITVMLVSGIAVSYFPLETSGRKLSDHIAA; translated from the exons ATGGAGGATGGTGTATCTACTTATACTGTGGATGAGGCCCTTGTGTCCATGGGGTTTGGGAAATTCCACGCATTTGTCCTTGCATACTCCGGGATGGCTAAAATCTCTGAAGCAATGGAGATGATGCTTTTGTCATTTGTTGGGCAATCAGTTCAAGCTGAATGGGAGCTTTCGGCACAGGCAGAAAGTCTCATAACAAGTGTTGTTTTCGTGGGGATGCTTGTAGGAGCATATGCATGGGGCATTGTTTCAGATAACTATGGAAGAAG GGTTGGGTTCAACTTCACAGCCATTGTAACTGGTGGGGCTGGTCTTCTTAGCGCTTTTGCTCCAAATTACTTATCTTTGATTGTACTGAGATTTATGGTCGGTGTTGGACTGGGTGGTGGACCAGTTCTAGGTTCTTGGTTCCTAGAGTTCATCCCTGCTCCTAACCGAGGAACTTGGATGGTTATGTTCTCAGCATTTTGGACTGTTGGCACAATAATGGAAGCTTCTCTTGCTTGG GCTGTTATGCCAGCTTTTGGCTGGAGGTGGCTGCTGGCACTTTCATCATTGCCATCATTTGCTCTACTACTCTTCTACCCTGTGACACTGGAGTCACCAAGATACCTATGCATGAAGGGTAGAATAGCCGAAGCAGTTCATGTTTTGGAAACAATGGCACGAGTGAACCGTGTTACCCTCCCCTCTGGTCGACTTGTCTCTGGCCATCGGACAGAGCTTCATGAGATTGGGGATTCCTCAGAAACAGCACAATTGGCAacaaataagaaaaataatACTGGTGATCTTGCTACCAAATCTGAGATTGGAGGCCTCAATGCCATATTGAAGCTTCTATCTCCAAACTTAATCAGATCAAGTCTTCTACTTTGGACGGTTTTTCTTGGACATGCATTCTTGTACTATGGTCTTGTTCTGCTAACATCAGAACTGAATCATGGAAATAGGATTTGTGGATCAGAAGAGGGAGCAAAAGTGACCACAGCAGCCCACATAAATGATGAAAATCTCTATAGAAATGTATTCATCACCAGCTTTGGAG AGGTCCCTGGCCTCCTCCTATCTGCTGCCATTGTGGACAAGATCGGGCGCAAGCTCTCAATGTCTTCCATGCTTTACATCAGTTGCCTGTGCATAGCTCCACTTATGTTTGCTCAGACAGAAGCTCTCACAACCATCTTTTTATTTGGTGCACGGGTTTGCATCTCAGCAAGCTTCACTGTTTTGCACATCTATGCTCCTGAG ATTTACCCGACTGCAGTCAGGGCCACTGGTGTTGGTTTTGCGAGCTCAATTGCTCGCTTTGGTGGGATCTTGTGCCCCCTTGTGGCCGTTGGTCTGGTGCACGCATGCCACCAGACGGCAGCCATCCTGATATTCATCACAGTGATGCTGGTCTCCGGCATCGCTGTGTCGTACTTCCCCCTGGAAACAAGTGGCCGAAAGTTGAGCGACCACATCGCCGCATAG